AACTATAAAAGAAGATGAAACCCTTAAAGAGTTTGAAAATGTTATAATCTCAAAAAAAAGTAATATTATTGAATATGAGAATAATGATTCTAAATATATTATAAACACAAAATATATACCTGAACTTGACCTTTTCTTAACAGTTAAAGCAAATTTAGATGATTTTACTAAAGATGTAAAGAAAATTTTTTATTTTAATTTAATTACTTCTATTATTATTACTTTTATTATTGCTTTTATTGTTTTTTATATCATTAGAAACTATAGTAAAAAACTAGAATACTTATCTCAATACGATTCTTTAACTGACCTTTCAAATAGAAGGGACTTTGAAGAAAAATTAAATAGAGAGATTGATTTAAATAAAAGAAGACCCCAAAATATATCTTTTGCATTTTTAGATATTGATAATTTCAAATCAGTAAATGATAATTATGGTCATGCAAAAGGGGATTTAGTTTTAAAAGAGATTGCAAAAATTTTAAAAACAAATATAAGAAAAACAGATATTGTTGGTAGATGGGGTGGAGAAGAGTTTGTTATTGCTTTTATTGGTTCATCTTTAGAAAATGCTACTTCAGTTTGTGAGAATATTAGAAAAGAGATTGAATCAAATATAAAAATTAAAAAACTAGTAAGTCTTAAAGTAACAGCAAGTTTTGGTGTTACAATGCTAAAACAATCAGATAGTATAGATACAATTACTTCAAGGGCAGATGAAGCAATGTATTTATCAAAAAATAATGGAAAAAACCAAATAAATAGTTTATAAAAGTTTAGATGATTACTTCATCTAAACTTTTAT
This genomic interval from Arcobacter arenosus contains the following:
- a CDS encoding sensor domain-containing diguanylate cyclase yields the protein MNSKYKVIIVISSLLIVLSISISFINYLVSLNSAQQQLKNQSLPLSLDNIYSDIQKNIIQPYLVSSMMANDTFVHDWLLNEESNEEKIIKYLEAIKNKYNMFNTFLVSNETKNYYTPHGVVEKIKKDNPANKWYFDFYNSQGKHEINLDFNEHLSNNMIMFINYKIFDSNFHFIGATGVALKISYIDELLETFRSKYNFQVTFFDKNGKVVLSERKFYKYKTIKEDETLKEFENVIISKKSNIIEYENNDSKYIINTKYIPELDLFLTVKANLDDFTKDVKKIFYFNLITSIIITFIIAFIVFYIIRNYSKKLEYLSQYDSLTDLSNRRDFEEKLNREIDLNKRRPQNISFAFLDIDNFKSVNDNYGHAKGDLVLKEIAKILKTNIRKTDIVGRWGGEEFVIAFIGSSLENATSVCENIRKEIESNIKIKKLVSLKVTASFGVTMLKQSDSIDTITSRADEAMYLSKNNGKNQINSL